In Desulfosoma sp., the genomic stretch GTCCGCGGAAAATTCCGGGGCATCATACACCCGCGTAAACCGCACCAAAGCCTCATCCCCTTCGTGCCTTACAGCTTCGATCATTTCATGAACCCGTTGCTGCACTTCGGGATCCACGGTCACCTGTCGTCCCGTCACCACATCGAAAAACCGTTCGGCTTCCGCAGAAGGATATGTCCACACCGGTACCATTTTCATTGGCCCTCCAGAGCGATCACAAAGGAGTCACTAAATCCGTTTCGCCGGAATGTTTCCACGGACTGCATGGCTTGATCCAGATCCCTATAAAAGCCGACTTGAACTCTGTAAAAAGTGGATCCATTGACGGACGCAACCCGCACGGCGACGGAGCCATACCGCTTGTCCATTTCCTTTTTGAAACGATGCGCATTGTCGGCATTTTGAAAAGAAGCCACCTGAACAGCGAAAGGTCCCAGGCGATAGGGTCGCACCGGTTCCACTTGCCATGAAGGAGCGGATCCTGCCACATAAACCGGATTGGTCACGCGAACGGCTTCCACCACAACGGGGGCGGTGCCCACGGTGTGAATGCCGAGAGCTCGTGCCGCTTCGTAAGATAGATCGATAACGCGCCCGGCGACAAAGGGACCGCGGTCGTTGATGCGAACGATAATGGAGCGGCCCGTTCGTTTGTCTGTCACTTTCACATGGGTGCCGATGGGAAGAATCTTGTGAGCGGCGGTCATGGCGTACATGTTGAAAGGCTCGCCGCATGCCGTAGGTCGACCGTGAAAGTCCGGACCATACCAACTGGCATACCCTTCCTCACGAAAGCCTTCGGCGCTGGGAATAGGGTAATACCACACGCCGTTGATCTGGTAAGGTTTTTGAGTGCCCAGAGGCGGGGGGGATCCCGGAGGGGTAACGCCTGGGGAAGGCGGCTTTTTCGGCGCACAGCCCGCCCCGATCAAAGCGACGAGGATCAGCGCAACCCCTAAAGCTTTCGATGCCCCTTGCACCGTCACGCGCCCCACGAACGTCCGTTCTTTTCCATTTCTTCCATTTTGGCCAGGTCTTCAAAGCGGATATCAATGCCCAAAATGCCCACGATTTCTTCAAGCTCATTGCGAATAGGAGCCG encodes the following:
- a CDS encoding septal ring lytic transglycosylase RlpA family protein — encoded protein: MGRVTVQGASKALGVALILVALIGAGCAPKKPPSPGVTPPGSPPPLGTQKPYQINGVWYYPIPSAEGFREEGYASWYGPDFHGRPTACGEPFNMYAMTAAHKILPIGTHVKVTDKRTGRSIIVRINDRGPFVAGRVIDLSYEAARALGIHTVGTAPVVVEAVRVTNPVYVAGSAPSWQVEPVRPYRLGPFAVQVASFQNADNAHRFKKEMDKRYGSVAVRVASVNGSTFYRVQVGFYRDLDQAMQSVETFRRNGFSDSFVIALEGQ